Proteins from one Mycobacterium sp. HUMS_12744610 genomic window:
- a CDS encoding class II fumarate hydratase, which translates to MAADGSESTEYRIEHDTMGEVRVPAKALWRAQTQRAVENFPISGRGLERAQIRALGLLKGACAQVNKDLGLLAPEKADAIMAAAAEIADGQHDDQFPIDVFQTGSGTSSNMNTNEVIASIAARNGVTVHPNDDVNMSQSSNDTFPTATHIAATEAAVNHLIPALEVLQDALAAKADEWQTVVKSGRTHLMDAVPVTLGQEFSGYARQVEAGIERVCATLPRLGELAIGGTAVGTGLNAPDGFGTKVVAVLVERTGISQLRTATNSFEAQAARDGLVEASGALRTIAVSLTKIANDVRWMGSGPLTGLAEIQLPDLQPGSSIMPGKVNPVLPEAVTQVAAQVIGNDAAIAWGGANGAFELNVYIPMMARNILESFKLLTNVSTLFAERCIVGLKANVEHLRELAESSPSIVTPLNSAIGYEEAAAVAKQALKERKTIRQTVIDRGLIGDKLSIEELDRRLDVLAMTRVEAAPDGP; encoded by the coding sequence ATGGCCGCTGACGGCTCCGAAAGCACCGAGTACCGCATCGAGCACGACACCATGGGCGAGGTCCGGGTGCCCGCAAAAGCGTTGTGGCGCGCCCAAACTCAACGCGCGGTGGAGAACTTCCCGATCTCGGGCCGCGGCCTGGAGCGCGCCCAGATCCGGGCGCTGGGCCTGCTCAAGGGCGCCTGCGCCCAGGTGAACAAGGACCTCGGGCTGCTGGCCCCGGAGAAGGCCGACGCGATCATGGCCGCGGCGGCCGAGATCGCCGACGGCCAGCACGACGACCAGTTCCCGATCGACGTCTTCCAGACGGGTTCGGGCACCAGCTCCAACATGAACACCAACGAGGTGATCGCCTCCATCGCCGCACGCAACGGCGTCACGGTGCACCCCAACGACGACGTCAACATGTCGCAGTCCTCCAACGACACCTTCCCCACCGCCACCCACATCGCGGCCACCGAGGCCGCGGTGAATCACCTGATCCCCGCGCTGGAGGTGCTGCAGGACGCGTTGGCCGCCAAGGCCGACGAGTGGCAGACGGTGGTCAAGTCGGGCCGCACCCACCTGATGGACGCGGTCCCGGTGACCCTGGGCCAGGAGTTCAGCGGGTACGCCCGCCAGGTCGAGGCCGGCATCGAGCGGGTGTGCGCCACCCTGCCCCGGCTCGGGGAGCTGGCCATCGGCGGCACCGCCGTCGGCACCGGCCTCAACGCCCCCGACGGCTTCGGCACCAAGGTCGTGGCGGTGCTGGTGGAGCGGACGGGCATCTCCCAGTTGCGCACCGCGACAAACTCTTTCGAGGCCCAGGCCGCCCGCGACGGATTGGTCGAGGCCTCCGGTGCGCTGCGCACCATCGCGGTGTCGCTGACCAAGATCGCCAACGACGTGCGCTGGATGGGGTCGGGTCCGCTGACCGGGCTGGCCGAAATCCAGCTGCCGGACCTGCAGCCCGGCAGTTCGATCATGCCGGGAAAGGTCAATCCGGTTCTGCCGGAAGCGGTTACCCAGGTCGCAGCGCAGGTGATCGGCAACGACGCCGCGATCGCCTGGGGCGGAGCGAATGGCGCCTTCGAGCTCAACGTCTACATCCCGATGATGGCCCGCAACATCCTGGAGTCCTTCAAGCTGCTGACCAACGTGTCGACGCTGTTCGCCGAACGCTGCATCGTCGGGCTGAAGGCCAACGTCGAGCACCTGCGCGAGCTGGCCGAATCCTCCCCGTCGATCGTGACGCCGCTGAACTCGGCCATCGGCTACGAGGAGGCCGCGGCGGTGGCCAAACAGGCGCTCAAGGAACGCAAGACCATTCGGCAGACCGTCATCGACCGCGGGCTGATCGGCGACAAGCTCTCGATCGAGGAGCTGGACCGCCGCCTCGACGTGTTGGCAATGACCCGGGTCGAGGCCGCCCCGGACGGGCCCTAA
- the glpX gene encoding class II fructose-bisphosphatase translates to MTVEGDRPSEPGRRGPTHPRSRGEAPDRNLALELVRVTEAGAMAAGRWVGRGDKEGGDGAAVDAMRELVNSVSMRGVVVIGEGEKDDAPMLYNGEEVGNGDGPECDFAVDPIDGTTLMSKGMPNAISVLAVAERGAMFDPSAVYYMNKIAVGPEAVHVLDITAPIAENIRAVAKVKHLSVRDMTVCILDRPRHAQLIEDVRATGARIRLITDGDVAGAISACRYQSGTDMLAGIGGTPEGIIAAAAIRCMGGAIQAQLAPVDDAERRKALDAGYDLDQVLTTEDLVSGENVFFCATGVTDGDLLKGVRYYPGGCTTQSIVMRSKSGTVRMIEAYHRLSKLNEYSAIDFTGDSSAAYPLP, encoded by the coding sequence ATGACAGTTGAGGGCGACCGACCGTCGGAACCCGGGCGCCGCGGCCCGACGCACCCGCGCTCGCGCGGGGAAGCCCCCGACCGCAACCTGGCGCTCGAGCTCGTGCGGGTCACCGAGGCCGGCGCCATGGCCGCCGGGCGCTGGGTGGGCCGCGGCGACAAGGAGGGCGGCGACGGGGCGGCCGTCGACGCGATGCGCGAACTGGTCAACTCGGTGTCGATGCGCGGCGTGGTCGTCATCGGCGAGGGCGAGAAGGACGACGCGCCGATGCTCTACAACGGCGAGGAGGTCGGCAACGGCGACGGCCCGGAGTGCGACTTCGCCGTCGACCCGATCGACGGCACGACGCTGATGAGCAAGGGCATGCCCAACGCGATCTCGGTGCTGGCCGTGGCCGAGCGCGGGGCGATGTTCGACCCGTCGGCGGTCTACTACATGAACAAGATCGCCGTCGGGCCCGAGGCGGTGCACGTGCTCGACATCACCGCGCCGATCGCCGAGAACATCCGGGCGGTGGCCAAGGTCAAACACCTGTCGGTGCGCGACATGACGGTGTGCATCCTGGACCGGCCCCGGCACGCGCAGCTGATCGAGGACGTCCGGGCCACCGGCGCGCGCATCCGGCTGATCACCGACGGCGACGTCGCCGGCGCCATCTCGGCGTGCCGGTACCAGTCGGGCACCGACATGCTGGCCGGCATCGGCGGGACCCCGGAGGGCATCATCGCCGCCGCGGCGATCCGCTGCATGGGCGGCGCCATCCAAGCGCAGCTGGCGCCGGTGGATGACGCGGAACGCCGCAAGGCGCTCGACGCCGGCTACGACCTCGACCAGGTGCTGACCACCGAGGACCTGGTGTCCGGGGAGAACGTCTTCTTCTGCGCCACCGGCGTCACCGACGGCGACCTGCTCAAGGGGGTGCGGTACTACCCCGGCGGCTGCACCACCCAGTCGATCGTGATGCGGTCGAAGTCGGGCACCGTACGCATGATCGAGGCCTACCACCGGCTTTCGAAGCTCAACGAGTACTCCGCCATCGACTTCACCGGCGACAGTTCCGCCGCCTATCCCCTGCCGTAA
- a CDS encoding DUF4245 domain-containing protein yields MTEKPQAGAELAGEPGPAARPAKPRLLQDGRDMFWSLMPLVLGCILLAGVVGMCSFQLTGTNRGTIPSYDATAALRSDAQTLGFPIRQPQLPAGWQPNSGGRGDIPNGRTDPATGRQSNALTSTVGYISPTGMYMRLTQSDADETRLVASIHAEAYPTGSVEVSGTNWVVYRGSGQSGADAEPIWTTRLAGPAGATQIAITGAGGTDQFRTLASATQSQPPLPGPQKHGN; encoded by the coding sequence GTGACCGAGAAACCGCAGGCGGGCGCCGAGTTGGCCGGCGAGCCCGGGCCCGCTGCCCGGCCGGCCAAGCCGCGGCTGCTGCAGGACGGTCGCGACATGTTCTGGTCGCTGATGCCGTTGGTGCTGGGGTGCATCCTGCTGGCGGGCGTGGTCGGGATGTGTTCGTTCCAGCTCACCGGGACCAACAGGGGGACGATCCCGTCCTACGACGCGACGGCGGCCCTGCGCTCGGACGCCCAGACGCTGGGCTTTCCCATTCGCCAACCGCAGCTGCCGGCGGGCTGGCAGCCCAACTCCGGCGGTCGCGGTGACATCCCGAACGGTCGGACCGACCCCGCGACCGGTCGGCAGAGCAACGCACTCACCTCCACCGTGGGTTACATCAGCCCCACCGGGATGTACATGAGGCTGACCCAGAGCGACGCCGACGAGACCCGGCTGGTCGCCTCCATCCATGCCGAGGCTTACCCGACCGGTTCGGTCGAAGTCTCCGGCACCAACTGGGTCGTCTACCGCGGCAGCGGTCAGAGCGGCGCGGACGCCGAGCCGATCTGGACGACCAGGCTGGCCGGCCCGGCCGGTGCCACCCAGATCGCGATCACCGGCGCCGGCGGCACCGACCAGTTCCGTACGCTGGCGTCGGCGACGCAGTCCCAGCCGCCGCTGCCGGGCCCGCAAAAACACGGGAACTAG
- a CDS encoding dienelactone hydrolase family protein: MTAPEADLSGWSVAPFTGGDYTHDVYRKGTGPGVVLIPEMPGIHPGVLGLGNHLVDRGFTVAIPSLFGEPGKRKTAGYIAGAIARACVAREFAAFATDKQRPVSLFLRALARDLNASTPGKGVGVIGQCFTGGFALAAAVDDSVLAPVLSQPSVPFPMTAAQRRDPGLSAAELATVADRCANDGLCAMGLRFSEDKMSPRDRFTALKERLGDAFEVIEIDSGRGNAHGFGKMAHSVLTDEVREVDGQPAYEARKRVVEFLTRRLT, translated from the coding sequence GTGACCGCACCCGAAGCAGACCTGTCCGGATGGTCGGTGGCCCCGTTCACCGGTGGCGACTACACCCATGACGTGTACCGCAAGGGCACCGGTCCCGGGGTGGTGCTGATCCCGGAGATGCCGGGAATTCACCCCGGCGTGCTGGGGCTCGGCAATCACCTGGTGGATCGGGGCTTCACCGTGGCCATCCCCTCGCTGTTCGGCGAGCCGGGCAAGCGGAAGACCGCCGGCTACATCGCCGGCGCCATCGCCCGCGCATGTGTGGCGCGGGAATTCGCGGCGTTCGCGACCGACAAGCAGCGGCCGGTCTCGTTGTTTCTGCGGGCGCTGGCCCGCGACCTCAACGCCTCGACGCCGGGCAAGGGCGTCGGCGTGATCGGCCAGTGCTTCACCGGTGGCTTCGCGCTGGCCGCCGCGGTCGACGACAGCGTGCTGGCGCCGGTGCTCAGCCAGCCGTCCGTCCCGTTCCCGATGACCGCAGCGCAGCGACGCGACCCCGGGCTCAGCGCGGCCGAACTGGCCACCGTGGCCGACCGCTGCGCCAACGACGGCCTGTGCGCGATGGGATTGCGGTTCAGCGAGGACAAGATGTCCCCGCGTGATCGGTTCACCGCGCTCAAGGAGCGCCTCGGCGACGCGTTCGAGGTGATCGAGATCGACTCCGGCCGGGGCAACGCGCACGGTTTCGGCAAGATGGCGCATTCCGTGCTCACCGACGAGGTGCGCGAGGTCGACGGCCAGCCCGCCTACGAGGCCCGCAAAAGGGTGGTCGAGTTCCTCACTCGGCGACTGACTTAG
- a CDS encoding AI-2E family transporter: MNTEFTLTQKRALAVITVVALLFGAYFLRDYFVLIVVAAVGAYLFTPLFLWFNRRLGTGLSAACTLLSALASVIAPIGLLVVLAIAQISRMVEGIAGWVRTTDLSGLGQRTLQLVNGVAARVPFAHVTITAETLRKATLTVARNAGEWLLHFLQGAVGGLAGAIASAIVFLYVFVALLVHREKMRTLISRLNPLGEEVTDLYLQNAGAMVRGTVSGQFVIALCQGVAGAASIYVGGFHHGFFVFAIVLTALSIIPLGGGIVTIPFGVAMMFFGHVIGGAFVVLWHLVVVTNIDNFLRPVLVPRDARLNPALMLLAVFSGIAMFGPWGIVIGPVLMILITTTLDVYLAVYEEAGQGAPPATEPKSVAE, from the coding sequence GTGAACACCGAATTCACGCTCACTCAAAAGCGTGCCCTCGCGGTCATCACGGTGGTCGCGCTGCTGTTCGGTGCGTATTTTCTGCGCGACTACTTCGTGCTCATCGTGGTGGCCGCGGTGGGGGCATACCTGTTCACGCCACTGTTCCTGTGGTTCAACAGGCGCCTGGGCACCGGGTTGTCGGCCGCGTGCACCCTGCTGTCGGCGCTGGCCAGCGTGATCGCGCCGATCGGCCTGCTGGTCGTCCTGGCGATCGCTCAGATCTCGCGCATGGTTGAGGGCATCGCCGGCTGGGTCCGGACGACCGACCTCAGCGGCTTGGGCCAGAGGACGCTGCAGCTGGTCAACGGCGTGGCGGCCCGAGTTCCGTTCGCGCACGTGACGATCACCGCGGAGACGCTGCGCAAGGCGACGCTCACCGTGGCGCGCAACGCCGGTGAATGGCTGCTGCATTTTCTGCAGGGCGCCGTCGGCGGCCTCGCGGGCGCGATCGCCTCGGCCATCGTCTTCCTGTACGTGTTCGTCGCGCTGCTGGTCCACCGCGAGAAGATGCGGACGCTGATCTCCCGGCTCAACCCGCTCGGCGAGGAAGTCACCGATCTGTACCTGCAGAATGCGGGCGCGATGGTGCGCGGCACCGTCAGCGGCCAGTTCGTCATCGCACTGTGCCAGGGCGTCGCCGGGGCGGCATCGATCTACGTCGGCGGATTCCACCACGGCTTCTTCGTTTTCGCGATCGTGCTGACCGCGTTGTCGATCATCCCGCTGGGCGGGGGCATCGTGACGATCCCGTTCGGCGTCGCGATGATGTTCTTCGGCCACGTCATCGGTGGCGCGTTCGTGGTGCTCTGGCATCTGGTGGTGGTGACGAACATCGACAACTTCCTGCGTCCGGTACTGGTGCCCCGCGACGCGCGCCTGAACCCCGCACTCATGTTGCTCGCGGTGTTCTCCGGGATCGCCATGTTCGGTCCCTGGGGGATCGTCATCGGCCCGGTCCTGATGATCCTGATCACCACCACCCTCGACGTCTACCTCGCGGTGTACGAGGAGGCCGGGCAGGGGGCGCCGCCGGCCACGGAACCTAAGTCAGTCGCCGAGTGA
- a CDS encoding NAD-dependent epimerase/dehydratase family protein, whose protein sequence is MGDASLTTELGRVLVTGGSGFVGANLVTTLLERGYRVRSFDRAPSPLPPHPGLDVVEGDITDTTVCAGAIEDIDTVFHTAALIELMGGASVTDAYRQRSFAVNVGGTENLVRAGQSAGVKRFVYTSSNSVVMGGQNIAGGDETLPYTARFNDLYTETKVVAERFVLSQNGIDGMLTCAIRPSGIWGRGDQTMFRKLFESVIAGHVKVLIGRKSARLDNSYVHNLIHGFILAAEHLVPGGTAPGQAYFINDDDPINMFEFARPVVEACGQPWPRVRVNGPMVRAAMTVWQRLHFRFGMPAPLLEPLAVERLYLDNFFSIAKATRDLGYRPKFTTEQALTECLPYYVELFEQMKSRVPATTR, encoded by the coding sequence ATGGGCGATGCATCACTGACAACCGAACTCGGCCGTGTCCTGGTCACCGGCGGGTCGGGGTTCGTCGGCGCCAACCTGGTCACCACGCTGCTCGAGCGCGGGTACCGGGTCCGTTCCTTCGACCGCGCGCCCTCGCCGCTGCCCCCGCATCCCGGCCTGGACGTCGTCGAGGGGGACATCACCGACACGACCGTGTGCGCCGGGGCGATCGAGGACATCGACACGGTGTTCCACACCGCGGCCCTGATCGAGTTGATGGGGGGCGCGTCGGTGACCGACGCGTACCGACAGCGCAGCTTCGCGGTCAACGTCGGCGGCACCGAGAACCTGGTGCGGGCCGGGCAGTCGGCCGGGGTGAAGCGGTTCGTCTACACCTCGTCCAACAGCGTGGTGATGGGCGGCCAGAACATCGCCGGCGGCGACGAGACGCTGCCCTACACCGCACGATTCAACGACCTCTACACCGAGACCAAGGTGGTCGCCGAGCGATTCGTGCTGTCCCAGAACGGAATCGACGGCATGCTGACGTGCGCGATCCGGCCCAGCGGCATCTGGGGTCGCGGGGACCAGACGATGTTCCGCAAGCTGTTCGAGAGCGTGATCGCCGGCCACGTCAAGGTGCTGATCGGCCGCAAGTCGGCGCGGTTGGACAACTCCTACGTGCACAACCTGATTCACGGTTTCATCCTGGCCGCCGAGCATCTGGTGCCCGGCGGCACCGCACCCGGCCAGGCCTACTTCATCAACGACGACGACCCGATCAACATGTTCGAGTTCGCCCGGCCGGTGGTGGAGGCGTGCGGGCAGCCCTGGCCCCGGGTGCGGGTGAACGGGCCGATGGTGCGGGCGGCGATGACCGTTTGGCAGCGACTGCATTTCAGGTTCGGCATGCCCGCGCCGCTGCTGGAGCCCCTCGCGGTCGAGCGGTTGTACCTGGACAACTTCTTCTCGATCGCCAAGGCGACTCGGGACCTCGGATATCGGCCCAAGTTCACCACCGAGCAGGCGCTGACCGAATGCCTGCCCTACTACGTCGAGCTGTTCGAACAGATGAAGAGCCGGGTGCCGGCGACCACTCGCTAG
- a CDS encoding exodeoxyribonuclease VII small subunit, with protein sequence MAPDDDSRGDRPITPISELGYEACRDELIEVVRLLEQGGLDLDASLQLWERGEQLAKRCEEHLAGARQRIEDALAAGEADDA encoded by the coding sequence ATGGCGCCTGACGACGACAGCAGAGGGGACCGGCCGATTACGCCCATTAGTGAGCTCGGCTACGAGGCCTGCCGGGACGAGTTGATCGAGGTCGTGCGCCTCCTGGAGCAGGGCGGATTGGACCTCGACGCGTCGCTACAGCTGTGGGAAAGGGGCGAACAACTGGCGAAACGCTGCGAGGAGCACTTAGCTGGCGCCCGGCAACGCATCGAGGACGCGCTCGCCGCCGGCGAGGCCGACGACGCCTGA
- the xseA gene encoding exodeoxyribonuclease VII large subunit, translated as MTPAANPQANSAENPFPVRAVAVRVAGWIDRLGTVWVEGQLAQVNLRADSKTVFMVLRDPAADMSLTVTCPRDLVLGAPVKLAEGTQVVVCGKPSFYTGRGTFSLRLSEIRAVGIGELLARIDRLRRLLDAEGLFDPRLKRPLPFLPNTVGLITGRASAAEHDVTAVARARWPGVRFAVRNTAVQGPNAVPQIVEALGELDRDAAVDVIVVARGGGSVEDLLPFSDETLCRAIAACRTPVISAVGHEPDNPLCDLVADVRAATPTDAAKRVVPDTAAEQRLVDELRRRSAQALRSWVSREQRLLTQLRSRPVLAEPLRALTARADEVHRARSAVRRDITRLVAAEAERVGHLRARLTTLGPAATLARGYAVVQTVTAAGPAAVLRSVDDAPAGTRLRVRVANGAVAAVSEGQTDGA; from the coding sequence GTGACACCAGCGGCGAATCCGCAGGCGAACTCGGCCGAGAACCCGTTTCCGGTTCGCGCGGTGGCGGTACGTGTCGCGGGCTGGATCGACAGGCTGGGCACGGTCTGGGTGGAGGGGCAGCTGGCCCAGGTCAACCTGCGGGCCGACTCCAAGACCGTGTTCATGGTGCTGCGCGACCCGGCCGCCGACATGTCGCTGACCGTGACCTGCCCGCGCGACCTGGTGCTGGGCGCGCCGGTGAAACTGGCCGAGGGCACCCAGGTGGTGGTGTGCGGCAAACCATCCTTCTACACCGGGCGGGGCACCTTTTCCTTGCGGCTCAGCGAGATCCGCGCGGTGGGCATCGGTGAGCTGCTGGCCCGCATCGACCGGCTGCGCCGGCTGCTGGATGCCGAAGGGCTTTTCGATCCCCGGCTCAAGCGGCCGCTGCCCTTCCTGCCCAACACGGTCGGGTTGATCACCGGCCGGGCCAGCGCCGCCGAACACGACGTGACCGCGGTGGCGCGGGCGCGCTGGCCCGGGGTCCGCTTCGCCGTGCGCAACACCGCCGTGCAGGGGCCCAACGCCGTCCCGCAGATCGTCGAGGCGCTGGGCGAGCTCGACCGCGACGCCGCCGTCGACGTGATCGTGGTGGCCCGCGGCGGGGGCAGCGTCGAGGACCTGTTGCCGTTCTCCGACGAGACGCTGTGCCGCGCCATCGCGGCATGCCGCACGCCGGTCATCAGCGCCGTCGGCCACGAGCCCGACAACCCGCTGTGCGACCTGGTTGCCGACGTGCGCGCCGCCACCCCCACCGACGCGGCCAAGAGGGTGGTTCCCGACACCGCCGCCGAGCAGCGCCTGGTCGACGAGTTGCGCCGGCGCAGCGCGCAGGCGCTGCGCAGTTGGGTGTCGCGGGAACAGCGCCTGCTGACCCAGCTGCGGAGCCGCCCGGTGCTGGCCGAGCCGTTGCGGGCGCTGACGGCCCGCGCCGACGAGGTCCACCGCGCGCGTTCGGCGGTGCGCCGCGACATCACCCGGCTGGTCGCGGCCGAGGCGGAGCGCGTGGGGCACCTGCGCGCGCGGCTGACGACGCTGGGGCCGGCGGCCACCCTGGCCCGCGGCTACGCGGTGGTGCAGACGGTGACCGCCGCGGGGCCCGCTGCGGTGCTGCGGTCGGTCGACGACGCGCCGGCGGGCACCCGGTTGCGGGTACGGGTCGCCAACGGTGCCGTGGCCGCGGTGAGCGAGGGGCAGACAGATGGCGCCTGA
- a CDS encoding lipid droplet-associated protein, translating into MSPAPYGVRLLVGAATVCVEETIRLPKTILMYPMTLASQAAHVVMRFQQNLAELVIKGDSTLESIFPPKDEKPEWATFDEDVPETAATPAAPGAGEGGTDRLTEGRFALYSVTEAAEGGLADTPGKAGGQSKRSGGGAAAPEPAVAADIGYATLTLAQLRARLPSLSVEDLESLLAYEQATKARAPFQTLLANRITRANAR; encoded by the coding sequence ATGTCTCCTGCACCGTATGGGGTTCGGCTGCTGGTCGGCGCGGCGACGGTCTGCGTCGAGGAAACGATCAGGCTGCCGAAGACCATCCTGATGTACCCGATGACGCTGGCCAGCCAGGCCGCCCATGTCGTGATGCGCTTTCAGCAGAACCTGGCCGAGCTCGTGATCAAGGGCGACAGCACGCTGGAGTCGATCTTTCCGCCGAAGGACGAGAAGCCGGAGTGGGCGACGTTCGACGAGGACGTGCCCGAGACCGCCGCGACGCCCGCAGCGCCCGGCGCGGGTGAGGGCGGCACCGATCGCCTGACCGAGGGGCGATTCGCGCTGTACTCGGTGACCGAGGCCGCCGAGGGCGGGCTTGCCGACACGCCGGGCAAGGCCGGCGGGCAGTCCAAGCGGTCCGGGGGCGGCGCGGCGGCACCCGAACCGGCGGTGGCGGCCGACATCGGGTACGCCACGCTGACGCTGGCCCAGTTGCGCGCCCGGCTGCCGTCGCTGAGCGTCGAGGACCTCGAATCCCTGCTGGCCTACGAGCAGGCCACCAAGGCCCGGGCCCCGTTCCAGACGCTGCTCGCCAACAGGATCACCCGCGCGAACGCCAGGTGA
- a CDS encoding 4-hydroxy-3-methylbut-2-enyl diphosphate reductase, with protein sequence MPPTVDMGIPGASKTGRSGADDPTRKRVLLAEPRGYCAGVDRAIETVERALERHGAPVYVRHEIVHNRHVVETLQQAGAVFVEETDEVPEGAIVVFSAHGVAPTVYAAAAERNLQTIDATCPLVTKVHNEARRFARDDYDILLIGHEGHEEVIGTAGEAPEHVQLVDGVAAADNVTVRDEDKVVWLSQTTLSVDETMEIVERLRQRFPKLQDPPSDDICYATQNRQVAVKAMAPECELVIVVGSRNSSNSVRLVEVALGGGAGAAHLVDWADDIDPAWLEGVTTVGVTSGASVPEVLVRGVLERLADNGFDVVQPVTTAQETLVFALPREIR encoded by the coding sequence ATGCCACCGACTGTCGACATGGGGATTCCCGGTGCCTCCAAGACCGGGCGATCGGGAGCCGACGACCCGACCCGCAAGCGGGTGCTCCTGGCGGAGCCGCGCGGCTACTGCGCTGGTGTCGACCGGGCCATCGAGACCGTCGAACGGGCGCTGGAACGGCACGGCGCGCCCGTCTACGTGCGGCACGAGATCGTGCACAACCGGCACGTGGTCGAGACCCTGCAGCAGGCCGGCGCGGTGTTCGTCGAGGAGACAGACGAGGTTCCCGAGGGCGCCATCGTGGTGTTCTCCGCGCACGGGGTCGCGCCGACGGTGTATGCCGCGGCCGCCGAACGGAACCTGCAGACCATCGACGCCACCTGCCCGCTGGTGACCAAGGTGCACAACGAGGCCAGGCGCTTCGCCCGCGACGACTACGACATCCTGCTGATCGGCCACGAGGGCCACGAGGAGGTCATCGGCACCGCCGGGGAGGCGCCCGAGCACGTGCAGCTGGTCGACGGCGTTGCCGCGGCCGACAACGTGACCGTGCGCGACGAGGACAAGGTCGTCTGGCTGTCCCAGACCACCCTGTCGGTGGACGAGACCATGGAGATCGTCGAGCGGCTGCGGCAGCGTTTCCCGAAGCTGCAGGATCCGCCCAGCGACGACATCTGCTACGCCACCCAGAACCGGCAGGTGGCGGTCAAGGCGATGGCTCCCGAGTGCGAGCTGGTGATCGTCGTGGGGTCCCGCAACTCGTCGAATTCGGTGCGGCTGGTCGAGGTTGCCCTGGGCGGCGGCGCGGGAGCCGCTCACCTGGTCGACTGGGCCGACGACATCGACCCGGCGTGGCTGGAGGGCGTCACGACGGTGGGTGTCACCTCGGGTGCATCGGTCCCGGAGGTGCTGGTGCGCGGGGTGCTCGAGCGGCTCGCCGACAATGGCTTCGACGTGGTCCAGCCGGTGACGACCGCCCAGGAAACCCTGGTGTTCGCCCTGCCCAGGGAGATCCGCTAG
- a CDS encoding DUF6542 domain-containing protein, producing MSAQRARSAVETAHRSVHPNIPGVPWWTALLIAVTATAVGYGIDAGHKELTHVFAGFYIAGCVAAVLAVRQEGLFTAVIQPPLILFCAVPGAYWLFHGGKIGHLKDLLINCGYPLIERFPLMLGTAGGVLLIGLLRWYFGMSHRLIAADKAGNADDADASAPAAHSVVKDIAARLHALLRPRADGEDADESRSSGARRSRAGTTASTARRRSARGTRTTTRTTRGRSRHARQPLDDERGATAERPRRPSRRGAAPARDYDAAQPPRRSRRRPRPEPDSDPRGQLPPREPRPRRSPYERPAPRSSRFDGYDRYDLPGASERYGRYDTHERYDRRHEPAGEPKRRRATNGAESTHHPISQVRYRATAPVDESRAEPRGQYRPRSRSNGRFPAESWEHDA from the coding sequence GTGTCAGCACAGCGGGCAAGGTCGGCGGTGGAGACCGCCCATCGCTCGGTCCACCCCAACATCCCAGGTGTGCCCTGGTGGACGGCCCTGCTCATCGCCGTCACCGCGACCGCCGTCGGCTACGGAATCGACGCCGGCCACAAGGAGCTGACCCACGTCTTCGCCGGCTTCTACATCGCCGGGTGTGTGGCCGCGGTGCTGGCCGTGCGGCAAGAGGGCCTGTTCACCGCCGTCATCCAGCCGCCGCTGATCCTGTTCTGCGCGGTGCCGGGCGCCTACTGGCTGTTCCACGGGGGCAAGATCGGCCACCTCAAAGACCTGCTGATCAACTGCGGCTACCCGCTGATCGAGCGGTTCCCGCTGATGCTGGGCACCGCCGGCGGCGTCCTGCTGATCGGGCTGCTCCGGTGGTACTTCGGGATGTCGCACCGGCTGATCGCGGCCGACAAGGCCGGCAACGCCGACGACGCCGACGCCTCGGCACCGGCCGCGCACTCCGTTGTCAAGGACATCGCCGCCCGGCTGCACGCGCTGCTGCGGCCCAGGGCCGACGGCGAAGACGCCGACGAGTCCCGCTCCTCCGGCGCGCGCCGGAGCCGCGCGGGAACCACCGCATCGACCGCCCGCCGGCGGTCGGCGCGCGGCACCCGAACGACGACACGCACCACCCGCGGCCGTTCCCGGCACGCCCGACAGCCACTCGACGACGAGCGGGGAGCGACGGCCGAGCGGCCGCGGCGGCCAAGCCGCCGGGGCGCGGCTCCGGCGCGCGATTACGACGCCGCGCAGCCTCCCCGTCGCTCGCGGCGCCGCCCGCGCCCTGAGCCCGACTCGGACCCGCGCGGCCAGCTGCCGCCCAGGGAGCCCCGCCCCCGTCGCAGCCCCTACGAACGGCCGGCGCCGCGCAGCAGCCGCTTCGACGGCTACGACAGGTATGACCTGCCGGGGGCGTCCGAGCGTTACGGCCGCTACGACACCCATGAGCGCTACGACCGCCGCCACGAGCCGGCCGGCGAACCGAAGCGGCGCCGCGCCACCAACGGCGCCGAATCCACGCACCACCCGATATCGCAGGTCCGCTACCGCGCGACAGCACCGGTGGACGAGTCGAGGGCCGAGCCGCGGGGCCAGTACCGTCCGCGATCCCGCTCGAACGGCCGGTTCCCGGCCGAATCCTGGGAGCACGACGCCTAG